One window of the Emcibacter sp. genome contains the following:
- the recF gene encoding DNA replication/repair protein RecF (All proteins in this family for which functions are known are DNA-binding proteins that assist the filamentation of RecA onto DNA for the initiation of recombination or recombinational repair.), with product MLNQESLVIEQEQRQPRVAVDRILLTDFRSYERAEIRPEGRNAVFIGPNGAGKTNLLEAVSFLAPGRGLRQCKLSQAIRLGANGSWAVAGRLDTPDGQMEVGTGLAPRNSSVSLAGRGEDTLDRRIVRIDGETVSGPAVLGDFLQVIWLTPQMDRLFLEAASGRRKFLDRIVAGFHPAHTREVNAFEKVMRDRNRLLADGCGDGAWLSALEARMAEHGVAVAAARLQALDHLAGAIEVTTSCFPRAHLALDGELESALRERPAVEVEETYAETLTRMRLQDGRAGRTLAGPHRTDLLVRHVDKDMPAELCSTGEQKALLIGITLASARLTALHFGAAPVLLLDEVAAHLDELRRASLFDELWAIGSQVWMTGTDRSLFESLGDRAVMYRVDEGRINEDNQNSESR from the coding sequence ATGCTGAACCAGGAGTCATTGGTCATCGAGCAGGAACAGCGGCAGCCCAGAGTGGCTGTGGACAGAATCCTGCTGACCGATTTCAGGTCTTACGAACGTGCTGAAATCAGGCCGGAAGGCCGCAATGCGGTTTTTATCGGTCCGAACGGAGCGGGCAAGACAAATCTTCTGGAAGCGGTGTCCTTTCTGGCGCCGGGTCGCGGTCTGCGTCAGTGCAAACTGTCCCAGGCGATACGGCTTGGCGCGAATGGCTCCTGGGCGGTGGCGGGACGGCTTGATACACCGGACGGCCAGATGGAAGTAGGCACCGGTCTTGCGCCCCGGAACAGTAGTGTATCTCTGGCAGGCCGGGGTGAAGACACCCTTGACCGGCGCATTGTGCGGATTGACGGCGAAACGGTTTCCGGCCCGGCTGTGCTGGGTGATTTTCTGCAGGTGATCTGGCTGACGCCGCAAATGGACAGGTTGTTTCTGGAAGCGGCCTCCGGGCGGCGGAAGTTCCTTGACCGGATTGTTGCCGGTTTCCATCCGGCTCATACCCGGGAGGTGAATGCCTTTGAGAAAGTGATGCGGGACCGGAACAGGCTGCTGGCGGACGGCTGTGGCGACGGGGCCTGGTTGTCTGCCCTCGAGGCGCGGATGGCAGAACATGGTGTTGCCGTTGCGGCGGCGCGGCTGCAGGCACTGGACCATCTGGCGGGCGCTATAGAGGTGACCACCTCATGCTTTCCCCGGGCGCATCTGGCGCTGGACGGAGAGCTGGAGAGTGCGCTCCGGGAGCGACCGGCGGTTGAGGTGGAAGAGACATATGCGGAAACACTGACCCGCATGCGTCTTCAGGACGGCCGGGCGGGACGTACTCTCGCCGGACCACACCGTACGGATCTTCTGGTCCGCCATGTGGATAAGGATATGCCGGCGGAACTCTGTTCCACAGGCGAACAGAAGGCGCTGCTGATCGGCATTACCCTGGCCAGTGCCCGCCTGACAGCGCTGCATTTCGGTGCCGCACCTGTCTTGTTGCTGGACGAGGTGGCGGCTCACCTGGATGAGCTGCGCCGGGCGTCACTGTTTGATGAATTATGGGCTATCGGGTCCCAGGTCTGGATGACCGGAACCGACCGCAGCCTGTTCGAGAGCCTTGGTGACCGGGCAGTAATGTACCGGGTGGACGAAGGCCGGATAAATGAAGATAACCAGAACAGCGAAAGCCGTTAG
- a CDS encoding PBP1A family penicillin-binding protein, whose product MSSENKQHPSGNGRKSAKGSRKSRIARPSGTKPQRRGLARFFYGLMVVLTWAVILLIPVTFYYAHDLPDISDIVASPGRDTVMILDQDGDILASYGNVYGDWLEMEEIPPEYIQALVATEDRRFFDHFGLDIRGLGRAVFRNVTSRGLVEGGSTLTQQLAKNLFLSSEKTAKRKIQELLLSFWLEMNFSKQEILAIYVNRVYFGSGAYGLDAAARTYFGHDARKLSLTEAAMLAGMLKGPALYSPLKDLQRAYQRTEEVLDNMVDASFIQPGTAEKAKRASVDIASETAGGDLRYFTDWIFEQVPGLIGQPTEPVIVYTTLKPETQLKAAGAVQQIMDREGVTRNASQAALVSMDPDGAVRAMIGGRDYVQSQFNRASQALRQPGSAFKIFVYLAALERGLSPSMIMRDSPVILDGWEPKNYTGDYLGQVSLETAFARSINTVAVKLAEKINRRTVTEMARRLGISTPIVEEPSMSLGTSEVSLLELTAAYSTVFNGGYKVVPYGIVEIQNSAGQILYRHMPGFPQQVLSPETVDAMQHMLEKVVTEGTAKAARMDFPVAGKTGTTQGYKDALFIGSGLDMVNGVWVGNDDASSMKTVTGGGTPARIWKNFMVRVSLDRNDATLVTPNVSPRNKPDNK is encoded by the coding sequence ATGTCCTCCGAAAATAAACAACATCCGTCAGGTAACGGCAGAAAGTCTGCAAAGGGCTCGCGCAAATCCCGGATTGCCCGCCCCTCCGGGACAAAACCGCAACGCCGGGGGCTGGCCAGATTTTTCTATGGCTTAATGGTTGTCTTGACCTGGGCTGTGATCCTGCTCATTCCGGTTACTTTCTATTATGCCCACGACCTGCCGGATATTTCCGACATTGTCGCCTCGCCGGGGCGCGATACCGTAATGATCCTTGATCAGGACGGCGACATTCTTGCGTCCTACGGCAATGTTTATGGCGACTGGCTGGAGATGGAGGAGATCCCGCCCGAATATATACAGGCCCTGGTTGCTACCGAGGATCGGCGTTTTTTTGACCATTTTGGCCTGGATATCAGAGGTCTGGGGCGGGCGGTATTCAGAAATGTAACCAGTCGCGGGCTGGTGGAAGGCGGCAGCACACTTACCCAGCAACTGGCCAAGAACTTGTTCCTGTCGTCCGAAAAAACCGCCAAGCGCAAGATCCAGGAACTGCTGCTTTCCTTCTGGCTGGAAATGAATTTTTCCAAGCAGGAGATTCTCGCGATCTATGTAAACCGTGTTTATTTCGGGTCGGGCGCCTACGGGCTTGATGCGGCCGCCCGGACCTATTTCGGGCATGATGCCCGGAAGCTCAGCCTGACCGAGGCGGCGATGCTGGCGGGAATGCTCAAGGGCCCGGCTCTTTATTCACCGCTGAAGGATCTGCAGCGCGCCTACCAGAGAACCGAAGAGGTGCTCGATAATATGGTCGATGCTTCCTTCATTCAGCCTGGTACGGCAGAGAAGGCCAAAAGGGCAAGTGTGGATATCGCCAGTGAGACAGCCGGCGGCGATTTGCGATATTTTACCGACTGGATTTTCGAACAGGTGCCCGGGCTGATCGGCCAGCCGACGGAACCGGTGATCGTTTACACGACCCTGAAGCCTGAGACCCAGCTGAAAGCAGCCGGTGCCGTCCAGCAGATTATGGACCGGGAAGGTGTGACCCGAAATGCCAGCCAGGCGGCACTAGTCTCCATGGATCCGGACGGGGCGGTGCGGGCCATGATCGGTGGCCGTGACTATGTGCAAAGCCAGTTTAACCGCGCCAGCCAGGCCCTGCGTCAACCTGGTTCCGCCTTCAAGATTTTTGTCTATCTGGCAGCGCTGGAACGCGGTCTTTCGCCGTCAATGATCATGCGGGATTCCCCGGTCATCCTGGATGGCTGGGAGCCGAAAAACTATACCGGCGACTATCTGGGGCAGGTATCACTGGAGACCGCCTTCGCCAGGTCCATCAACACGGTTGCGGTCAAGCTGGCTGAAAAAATAAATCGCCGTACCGTGACGGAAATGGCCCGGCGTCTCGGCATTTCGACTCCGATTGTGGAGGAACCGAGCATGTCCCTCGGCACGTCCGAGGTTTCCCTGCTGGAATTGACAGCGGCCTATTCGACGGTTTTTAATGGCGGCTACAAGGTTGTGCCCTACGGCATCGTGGAAATCCAGAACAGCGCCGGGCAGATATTATACCGTCATATGCCCGGTTTTCCGCAACAGGTACTGTCGCCGGAAACGGTAGATGCCATGCAGCATATGCTTGAAAAGGTTGTGACCGAGGGCACGGCAAAGGCGGCCCGGATGGATTTCCCCGTGGCCGGCAAGACCGGAACCACCCAGGGCTACAAGGATGCGCTGTTTATCGGGTCCGGCCTGGATATGGTCAACGGGGTCTGGGTCGGCAATGATGATGCGTCCTCAATGAAGACGGTGACCGGGGGCGGGACGCCCGCAAGAATCTGGAAAAACTTTATGGTCAGGGTGTCCCTTGACAGAAATGATGCTACTCTGGTGACGCCCAATGTCAGCCCCAGGAATAAACC
- the dnaN gene encoding DNA polymerase III subunit beta, whose product MKLNIERGALLKSLGHIQSVVERRNTIPILSNVLLEGEAGHLNLAATDLDLAISETVSGETAEPGGITAPAHTLYDIVRKLPEGSQIELYYDIDTQRLSISAGRSRFTLSCLPREDFPVMNEGDLPVNFRLASIDLKKLIDKTRFAVSTEETRYYLNGIYVHAATDDEGAPVLRGVATDGHRLARFDMEQPEGAADMPGIIVPRKAVGELRKLIDEYEGDVDVALSETKIRFSFADIVLTSKLIDGTFPDYTRVIPEGNDRVMEIDAKQFAEAVDRVSTISTDKTRSVKLAIGEGKLQLSVNSPEHGTATEELGCSYSSEDMEIGFNSRYLLDILAQIHGDMAEVLLADSTAPTVLRDLTDEGALYVLMPMRV is encoded by the coding sequence ATGAAGCTGAATATCGAACGCGGTGCCCTACTTAAATCCCTTGGTCATATCCAGAGTGTTGTTGAACGCAGAAATACCATTCCGATCCTTTCCAACGTTCTTCTGGAAGGCGAGGCAGGCCATCTGAATCTGGCCGCCACTGACCTTGATTTGGCCATTTCCGAGACCGTGTCCGGTGAGACGGCGGAACCGGGTGGCATAACGGCGCCGGCACATACCCTGTATGACATTGTGCGCAAACTGCCGGAAGGCAGCCAGATAGAGCTTTATTACGATATCGATACCCAGCGCCTGTCCATCAGCGCCGGCAGATCCCGCTTTACCCTGTCCTGCCTGCCGCGGGAAGATTTCCCGGTCATGAACGAGGGTGATCTGCCGGTGAATTTCCGCCTGGCAAGCATTGACCTGAAAAAGCTGATCGACAAAACCCGCTTTGCGGTTTCCACCGAAGAGACCCGTTATTACCTGAACGGCATTTACGTCCATGCGGCGACCGATGACGAGGGCGCACCGGTTCTGCGCGGCGTGGCAACCGACGGTCACCGTCTGGCGCGGTTTGACATGGAGCAGCCGGAAGGCGCAGCGGATATGCCGGGCATTATCGTACCGCGCAAGGCAGTGGGTGAGCTGCGCAAGCTGATTGACGAATATGAGGGCGATGTGGATGTGGCCCTGTCGGAAACAAAAATCCGCTTTTCCTTTGCCGATATTGTGCTGACATCAAAGCTGATCGATGGCACGTTCCCCGACTACACCCGGGTCATTCCGGAAGGTAACGACCGGGTTATGGAAATTGATGCCAAGCAGTTTGCCGAGGCCGTGGACAGGGTGTCCACCATTTCCACGGATAAAACCCGTTCTGTCAAACTTGCCATTGGTGAAGGAAAGCTGCAGCTGTCTGTCAACAGCCCTGAGCACGGCACAGCTACGGAAGAGCTTGGCTGTAGCTATAGCTCCGAAGATATGGAGATCGGATTTAATTCCCGTTATCTGCTGGATATTCTGGCCCAGATCCATGGTGATATGGCCGAGGTGCTGCTGGCGGATTCAACGGCGCCGACGGTTCTTCGGGACCTGACCGATGAAGGGGCGCTGTATGTACTGATGCCCATGCGGGTGTGA
- the gyrB gene encoding DNA topoisomerase (ATP-hydrolyzing) subunit B, which produces MSDETEFKDAAEGAEHYGAGSIKVLKGLDAVRKRPGMYIGDTEDGSGLHHMVFEVSDNAIDESLAGYCDKVLVTLNANGSVSVRDNGRGIPVDIHEEEGVSAAQVIMTQLHAGGKFDQNSYKVSGGLHGVGVSVVNALSDYLELKIWRNGKEHFLRFERGEAIGDLEITGDSEKGQTGTEVTFLPSVETFKNIEFDFNRLEHRFRELAFLNSGVRVVIRDHRHAEPAEVELFYEGGITEFVKYLDRSKNGLIEAPITISGEKDGITFECSLQWNDSYHENVLCFTNNIPQRDGGTHLAGFRAALTRTINNYANETGIAKKEKVNISGDDAREGLTCVVSVKVPDPKFSSQTKDKLVSSEVRPVVESLLNEKLSQWFEEHPSDARNIIGKIVEAAAAREAARKARELTRRKGALDISSLPGKLADCQERDPAKAELFLVEGDSAGGSAKQGRHRGNQAILPLKGKILNVERARFDRMLASAEIGTLITALGTGIGRDDFNIEKLRYHKIIIMTDADVDGAHIRTLLLTFFYRQMPELLEKGYLYIAQPPLYKVSRGKSEVYLKDDPALEEYLINQSLEDMTLVLGNGEQIAGNDLVDLVSNVRQTCRALGRVPLKYNRELVEELALVGGLNPEILFEGKGAEDAISNVVDRMNVKASEGEDNWQGRVDPEEGGVIFTNEIRGIKDVYRIDRAFIESVEARRLDETTRDRREVFATPSIITRKEDRHTVSLPSDLLNVILSYGRKGLSIQRYKGLGEMNPNQLWETTLDPEARTLLQVKVDHGDTADEIFTKLMGDVVEPRREFIQDNALNVANLDV; this is translated from the coding sequence ATGTCAGATGAAACGGAATTCAAGGATGCAGCGGAAGGCGCAGAACATTATGGCGCTGGATCCATCAAGGTTCTGAAGGGTCTGGATGCGGTCCGCAAGCGGCCGGGCATGTATATCGGTGATACCGAGGATGGCTCAGGCCTGCACCATATGGTGTTCGAGGTGTCCGACAATGCCATCGACGAATCCCTGGCAGGTTATTGCGACAAGGTACTTGTTACCCTGAACGCAAACGGGTCGGTATCCGTTCGTGACAACGGACGTGGCATACCGGTGGACATTCATGAGGAAGAAGGTGTTTCCGCTGCCCAGGTGATCATGACCCAGCTTCATGCCGGCGGCAAGTTCGACCAGAACAGCTACAAGGTTTCCGGTGGTCTGCACGGCGTCGGGGTTTCCGTTGTGAACGCCCTGTCTGATTATCTTGAACTGAAGATCTGGCGGAACGGCAAGGAGCATTTCCTGCGTTTCGAGCGCGGTGAAGCTATTGGTGATCTGGAAATTACAGGGGATTCGGAAAAGGGTCAGACCGGCACCGAAGTGACCTTCCTGCCTTCTGTGGAAACCTTCAAGAATATCGAATTTGATTTTAACCGGCTGGAACACAGGTTCCGGGAACTGGCCTTCCTCAATAGCGGGGTCCGGGTTGTGATCCGGGATCATCGGCATGCCGAACCGGCTGAGGTCGAGCTCTTTTATGAAGGCGGCATTACCGAATTTGTCAAATATCTGGACCGCTCGAAAAACGGCCTGATAGAGGCGCCCATTACCATAAGTGGGGAAAAAGACGGTATTACATTTGAATGTTCCTTGCAGTGGAACGACAGCTATCATGAAAATGTACTGTGCTTCACCAATAATATTCCCCAGCGCGACGGCGGCACCCATCTGGCCGGCTTCCGTGCGGCCCTGACCCGGACCATAAATAATTACGCCAACGAAACGGGTATTGCCAAAAAAGAAAAGGTCAACATCAGCGGTGATGATGCCCGTGAGGGGCTGACCTGCGTAGTGTCTGTAAAAGTTCCGGATCCGAAATTTTCCTCACAGACCAAGGACAAGCTGGTATCTTCCGAGGTGCGTCCGGTGGTCGAGAGCCTGCTTAATGAAAAGCTCAGCCAATGGTTCGAGGAACATCCTTCCGACGCCAGAAATATCATCGGCAAGATCGTCGAGGCCGCAGCCGCCCGTGAAGCCGCCCGCAAGGCCCGTGAACTGACCCGCCGCAAGGGCGCGCTGGATATTTCCTCCCTGCCCGGCAAACTGGCAGACTGTCAGGAACGCGATCCGGCCAAGGCTGAACTGTTCCTGGTGGAGGGTGATTCCGCCGGCGGCTCCGCCAAACAGGGCCGGCACCGGGGCAATCAGGCGATTCTGCCGCTCAAGGGTAAAATCCTTAATGTGGAGCGGGCCAGGTTTGACCGTATGCTGGCCTCTGCAGAAATAGGCACCCTGATCACGGCGCTCGGCACCGGCATCGGCCGGGATGATTTCAATATTGAAAAACTGCGCTACCACAAGATCATCATCATGACCGATGCTGACGTGGACGGCGCCCATATCCGCACACTTCTGCTGACGTTCTTCTATCGTCAGATGCCGGAACTTCTCGAGAAGGGTTATCTCTATATCGCCCAGCCGCCGCTCTATAAGGTGAGCCGGGGCAAGTCGGAGGTGTACCTCAAGGACGATCCGGCACTGGAGGAATATCTGATCAACCAGTCGCTGGAGGATATGACGCTGGTGCTCGGCAACGGCGAGCAGATTGCCGGCAATGACCTGGTCGATCTGGTCAGCAATGTCCGGCAGACCTGCCGGGCACTGGGTCGCGTGCCGCTGAAATACAACCGTGAACTGGTCGAGGAACTGGCCCTCGTTGGCGGTCTTAATCCCGAGATTCTGTTTGAAGGCAAGGGAGCGGAAGACGCCATTTCCAACGTGGTTGACCGGATGAATGTCAAGGCGTCAGAAGGAGAAGACAATTGGCAGGGCCGGGTTGACCCGGAAGAGGGCGGTGTGATTTTCACAAACGAGATCCGCGGCATCAAGGATGTTTATCGCATTGACCGTGCCTTTATCGAATCCGTTGAAGCCCGCCGTCTTGATGAAACCACTCGTGACCGTCGGGAGGTATTTGCGACACCGTCGATAATCACCCGCAAGGAAGACCGGCACACAGTCTCTCTGCCCAGTGACCTGCTGAATGTGATTCTGTCCTACGGGCGCAAGGGACTTTCCATCCAGCGCTACAAGGGGCTGGGTGAAATGAATCCGAACCAGTTGTGGGAAACCACCCTGGATCCGGAAGCCCGCACTCTCCTGCAGGTGAAAGTGGACCACGGCGATACGGCGGACGAGATTTTCACCAAGCTGATGGGGGATGTGGTGGAGCCGCGCCGGGAATTCATCCAGGACAATGCCCTCAATGTGGCCAACCTTGATGTCTGA
- the dnaA gene encoding chromosomal replication initiator protein DnaA, with translation MRNSKGLRPEFGGEGVANDMEFQWSRVLERLKTEFDDGVFNSWFKPLALVNVDEGCAVMAAPTRFMRNWLQSNYAERIRLAWSKENPDVTEIDIIVLSGFRSADKGSLLDNDERDEVEAGEKPRKKAAPAKRQSSSAARPSPATRVVQNNAGSDFGAPLDPRFTFDSFVVGKSNELAYAAARRVAENTAVHFNPLFLHGGVGLGKTHLMHAIAWANQQMFPERRVVYLSAEQFMYQFISSIRFKDTMSFKQKFRSVDLLMIDDLQFIANKESTQEEFFHTFNALIDHHHQVVISADRSPTDLEGIEERIRSRLGWGLVADIHPTDYELRLGILQQKANTVPEVEIKTEVLEFLAKRISSNVRELEGALNRMIAHATLIGRPITMEMTQEVLQDLLRANDRRVTIDEIQRRVADYFNIRLSDLLSSRRARQVARPRQIAMYLAKALTSKSLPEIGRQFGGRDHTTVMHAVKRIDELRQTDSVLEEDILHLERIFST, from the coding sequence ATGCGTAATTCCAAGGGGTTAAGGCCGGAATTCGGCGGTGAGGGTGTAGCAAACGACATGGAATTCCAATGGTCCCGTGTTCTGGAACGGCTGAAAACCGAGTTTGATGATGGTGTGTTCAACAGCTGGTTCAAGCCCCTGGCCCTGGTCAATGTGGATGAGGGCTGTGCCGTCATGGCGGCGCCGACGCGGTTTATGCGCAACTGGCTGCAGTCCAACTATGCGGAACGAATCCGCCTGGCCTGGAGCAAGGAAAATCCTGACGTTACCGAGATTGATATCATTGTTCTTTCCGGCTTCCGGTCCGCGGACAAGGGAAGCCTGCTCGATAATGATGAAAGGGACGAGGTCGAAGCCGGAGAAAAACCACGCAAAAAAGCCGCTCCGGCGAAACGGCAGTCATCGTCCGCTGCCCGGCCGTCTCCTGCAACCCGGGTTGTCCAGAATAATGCCGGCAGCGATTTCGGCGCACCGCTTGACCCCCGCTTTACCTTTGACAGTTTTGTCGTTGGCAAGTCCAATGAACTGGCCTATGCGGCAGCCCGGCGGGTGGCGGAAAATACTGCGGTCCATTTCAATCCGCTTTTCCTGCACGGCGGCGTGGGGCTGGGTAAAACCCACCTGATGCACGCCATTGCCTGGGCCAACCAGCAGATGTTCCCGGAACGCCGGGTTGTCTATCTGTCGGCGGAACAGTTCATGTATCAGTTCATCAGTTCAATTCGCTTCAAGGATACCATGTCCTTCAAGCAGAAGTTCAGGTCAGTGGACCTGCTGATGATCGATGATCTGCAGTTTATCGCCAACAAGGAATCAACCCAAGAAGAATTCTTTCACACCTTCAATGCGCTGATCGACCATCACCACCAGGTGGTGATTTCCGCCGACCGCTCGCCGACCGATCTGGAGGGGATTGAGGAACGCATCCGGTCCCGTCTCGGCTGGGGCCTGGTGGCAGACATCCATCCCACCGACTATGAGCTCCGTCTCGGTATTCTGCAGCAGAAGGCCAACACGGTGCCGGAAGTGGAAATCAAGACCGAGGTCCTGGAATTTCTGGCCAAACGGATCAGTTCCAATGTGCGGGAACTGGAAGGGGCGCTGAACCGCATGATTGCCCACGCCACCCTGATCGGACGGCCGATCACCATGGAAATGACCCAGGAGGTGCTGCAGGACCTTCTGAGAGCCAATGACCGCCGTGTGACCATCGACGAAATCCAGCGGCGGGTGGCTGATTATTTCAATATCCGCCTGTCCGACCTTTTGTCCTCCCGCCGGGCCCGGCAGGTGGCCCGGCCCCGCCAGATCGCCATGTATCTGGCAAAGGCTCTGACATCCAAGTCGCTGCCGGAGATCGGCAGGCAGTTTGGCGGCCGGGATCACACGACCGTTATGCATGCGGTAAAACGCATTGACGAGCTGCGTCAGACGGATAGTGTTCTGGAGGAAGATATCCTTCATCTGGAGCGTATTTTCAGTACCTGA
- a CDS encoding PAS domain-containing protein, whose product MNVHLNRLARELANDNIHFLEDYLIRQGLPNPRILKNPGLDILPCQKIRYAYQYWKTVQNDLNAVPSRAHIRPSGLGIALGNICLLEPLNEGRDYRYRLYGSNIAHLSRYDLQGLTMSEVPGKFPGRQFSDYEFHLAVYQCCQAEATPYYVEYTSLASQGKAPWLWRRLTLPLADDRGNVTMLLNCLSPEPLRADLVPDNDGDQKSIA is encoded by the coding sequence ATGAATGTGCATCTCAACCGGTTGGCCCGGGAATTGGCCAATGACAACATTCACTTTCTGGAAGACTACCTCATCCGCCAGGGATTGCCAAATCCGCGCATCCTGAAGAATCCGGGTCTGGATATTCTGCCCTGTCAGAAAATACGATACGCTTATCAATACTGGAAAACCGTACAGAACGACCTCAACGCCGTTCCGTCCAGGGCTCATATCAGGCCTTCCGGATTGGGCATTGCGCTGGGCAACATCTGTCTGCTGGAACCATTGAATGAAGGGCGGGACTATAGATATCGCCTGTATGGATCAAATATCGCACATCTTTCACGATATGATCTGCAGGGTCTGACCATGTCAGAGGTTCCCGGCAAATTTCCCGGCAGACAATTCAGCGATTACGAATTTCATCTTGCGGTCTATCAATGTTGCCAGGCCGAGGCCACACCCTATTATGTTGAATATACAAGCCTGGCCAGTCAGGGCAAGGCTCCCTGGTTGTGGCGGCGGCTCACATTGCCGCTCGCCGATGACCGGGGCAATGTCACCATGCTACTGAACTGCCTGTCGCCTGAGCCGCTCCGTGCTGACCTGGTGCCGGACAACGACGGCGATCAGAAGTCCATCGCCTGA
- a CDS encoding enoyl-CoA hydratase codes for MSYEMILVDRKEPVGLITLNRPEALNALNGQLMNEMTEALRAFEADDEIRAIVITGSEKAFAAGADIKEMQSKTYMDVFKEDFITTNWEEATRCRKPIIAAVAGYALGGGCELAMMCDFILAAENAKFGQPEIKLGVIPGAGGTQRLTRFVGKSKAMDMILTGRMMDAEEAERSGLVSRIVPTDQLVEEALATAKKIAELSLPSVMIAKECVNKAYETTLAEGVMFERRIFHSLFATEDQKEGMSAFAEKRTPEFKHK; via the coding sequence ATGTCCTATGAAATGATTCTGGTGGATCGCAAGGAACCGGTTGGTCTGATTACCCTGAACCGGCCCGAGGCTCTGAATGCGCTGAACGGCCAGTTGATGAATGAGATGACCGAAGCCCTGCGCGCCTTCGAGGCAGATGACGAAATCCGGGCCATCGTGATCACCGGCAGCGAAAAGGCTTTTGCCGCCGGCGCCGACATCAAGGAAATGCAGTCCAAGACGTACATGGATGTGTTCAAGGAAGACTTCATTACCACCAACTGGGAAGAAGCCACCCGTTGCCGCAAACCGATCATTGCGGCGGTTGCGGGATATGCGCTTGGCGGCGGATGTGAACTTGCCATGATGTGCGACTTTATCCTGGCCGCGGAGAATGCAAAATTCGGCCAGCCTGAAATCAAGCTGGGGGTGATTCCAGGCGCCGGCGGCACCCAGCGCCTGACCCGTTTTGTCGGCAAGTCCAAAGCCATGGACATGATCCTGACAGGCCGCATGATGGATGCAGAAGAAGCAGAGCGTTCAGGCCTGGTCAGCCGGATTGTTCCCACCGATCAGCTGGTGGAAGAGGCGCTGGCCACGGCAAAAAAGATTGCCGAACTGTCCCTGCCGTCCGTGATGATTGCCAAGGAATGCGTCAACAAGGCTTATGAAACCACCCTGGCCGAAGGGGTGATGTTTGAGCGGCGGATTTTCCATTCCCTGTTTGCGACAGAGGACCAGAAGGAAGGCATGTCCGCTTTTGCCGAAAAGAGAACGCCGGAATTCAAGCATAAATAG
- the rpsT gene encoding 30S ribosomal protein S20 yields the protein MANTLQAKKRVRRNATRTEINKSRRSRIRTFVKKVELALEAGNADEAREALRQAQPELMRGVTKGVMHKKTASRKVSRLAKRVKAISA from the coding sequence ATGGCAAATACATTACAGGCCAAAAAAAGAGTTCGTCGTAACGCAACAAGAACAGAGATCAACAAATCACGGCGCAGCCGGATTCGCACTTTTGTGAAAAAAGTAGAGCTGGCTCTGGAAGCCGGAAATGCGGATGAAGCCCGTGAAGCCCTTCGCCAGGCACAGCCCGAGCTGATGCGCGGTGTGACCAAGGGCGTTATGCACAAAAAGACAGCTTCGCGGAAAGTTTCCCGGCTGGCAAAACGTGTGAAAGCCATCTCTGCATAA
- a CDS encoding rhodanese-like domain-containing protein has translation MDKKIMTGFAGDVSVEETWATLKENPEAVLVDVRTDAEWSFVGVPDLRALGKAPVLISWQLYPAMQVNNQFVDMMEQQGILKSAPVYFLCRSGVRSRAAAEKAAAAGYQACYNIAGGFEGDRDGNNHRGRVNGWKAADLPWIQK, from the coding sequence GTGGATAAGAAAATAATGACGGGATTTGCCGGAGACGTTTCAGTTGAGGAAACCTGGGCAACATTGAAGGAAAACCCGGAAGCTGTTCTGGTCGATGTCAGAACCGATGCCGAGTGGTCTTTTGTCGGCGTGCCCGACCTGAGGGCCCTGGGCAAGGCGCCTGTTCTGATCAGCTGGCAGCTCTATCCCGCCATGCAGGTAAACAATCAATTTGTGGATATGATGGAACAGCAGGGCATTCTGAAATCAGCGCCCGTCTATTTCCTGTGCCGGTCCGGCGTACGTTCCCGGGCGGCGGCAGAGAAGGCGGCAGCGGCCGGTTATCAGGCCTGTTACAACATCGCCGGGGGATTCGAGGGGGATCGCGACGGAAACAATCATCGGGGCAGGGTGAACGGCTGGAAGGCGGCAGATCTTCCATGGATTCAGAAATAA